From Enterococcus mundtii, the proteins below share one genomic window:
- a CDS encoding helix-turn-helix domain-containing protein — protein sequence MKQLFYNYSKSTFRIILSKIEPVLIEYNLTLELNPINISGDEGAIRKFFMDFYYIR from the coding sequence ATGAAGCAGCTTTTTTATAATTATTCTAAAAGTACATTTCGTATAATATTATCGAAGATTGAACCTGTACTTATTGAATATAATTTAACTTTAGAATTAAATCCTATCAATATTAGTGGAGATGAGGGGGCAATAAGGAAATTTTTTATGGATTTCTACTATATTAGGTGA